Proteins encoded together in one Telopea speciosissima isolate NSW1024214 ecotype Mountain lineage chromosome 4, Tspe_v1, whole genome shotgun sequence window:
- the LOC122659419 gene encoding uncharacterized mitochondrial protein AtMg00810-like: MDDIVITGSNPTLSQDIKTHIGSQFHTKDTGPLKYFLGIVMAHSKKGLYLCQRKYTLDILRDSGFTSTRPADFPMEQNLMLSDSNGTILSDPSPYCRLVGCLIYLTVIRPDIVHVVNILSQFMHQPCQPHLDAAHHLLHYLKGTPSQGIYLHAMSALHLTAFCDSDWASCSMTRRSTTGYCIFLGSSPVSWKTKKQTTVSRSSSEVEYHAMAVATCEITWLSYLLKDLGVQSSLPVPLHCDNQAALHIAANPVFYEHTEHIEIDCHVVREKVFQGLIAPTKIDSADQVTDLFTKSFGRPQFLQLKSKLGIRGSGPSCSTLRRSISCHIQIELIFLI; the protein is encoded by the coding sequence ATGGACGACATCGTCATTACAGGCTCCAATCCAACCTTATCACAGGATATTAAGACTCATATTGGCTCTCAGTTCCATACTAAGGATACTGGGCCTCTAAAATACTTTCTTGGTATCGTAATGGCACATTCAAAAAAGGGCCTATATCTTTGCCAACGTAAATATACACTTGATATTCTACGAGATAGTGGCTTCACTAGCACTCGTCCCGCTGATTTTCCAATGGAACAAAATCTGATGCTTTCAGATTCTAATGGCACAATTTTATCGGATCCATCTCCATACTGCCGCCTAGTCGGGTGTTTGATATACCTCACCGTCATTCGACCCGATATTGTGCACGTTGTTAACATTTTaagccaattcatgcatcagCCATGTCAGCCACACCTCGACGCTGCTCATCACTTGCTTCATTACTTAAAGGGCACTCCTAGTCAAGGAATATACCTTCATGCCATGTCTGCCCTTCATTTAACGGCATTTTGTGATTCTGATTGGGCAAGTTGTTCGATGACTCGCCGCTCCACCACCGGGTACTGCATCTTTCTTGGCTCTAGTCCAGTCTCTTGgaagacaaagaaacaaactacgGTCTCTCGCTCCTCATCAGAGGTAGAGTACCATGCCATGGCAGTTGCTACTTGCGAGATCACGTGGCTTTCATATCTCTTAAAGGATTTGGGCGTCCAATCAAGTTTACCCGTGCCCCTTCACTGTGACAATCAAGCAGCCCTTCACATCGCTGCCAATCCCGTTTTTTATGAACATACTGAACACATTGAAATAGACTGTCATGTCGTTCGTGAAAAGGTGTTTCAAGGTCTCATCGCCCCAACCAAGATTGATTCGGCTGATCAAGTTACGGATTTGTTCACTAAATCATTTGGACGACCACAATTCCTACAGCTCAAGTCCAAGCTGGGCATTCGGGGCTCGGGACCTTCATGCTCCACCTTGAGGAGGAGTATTAGCTGTCATATTCAAATTGAGCTGATTTTTCTCATTTAG